The Planctomycetota bacterium genomic interval CGCCATCGCCCAGGCAAACACGGCTCGACTCGGCGTTACGTGACGCACTGGCACGAGTTTATGACGTCTCGTCCGGGCTGGCGGATCGGTTGTGGTGAAACGCCGCGGTCGGGCGAAACGCAAAGCCGCAAAGGTGCAAAGGTCCGCAAAGAGCCGAAGAATGATTCAAAAGCGGATCTCAGGCTTTTCCACTGCCCTTTGCGGCTCTTTGCCTCTTCGCGTCTTTGCGTTGAAAACGAACGACCCGAAAGCAGATGCGACGAAGATCAGTTGTGCCGCTCCAAGAATAACTGCAAAGACCGTCATGGCCTGCTGGGCCCAGGCGAGGTCGGCGAAGAGGTCGATTTTGGTGGGTTCGGCGTAGCGGCGGGGCATGCCGAAGATGCCGAGGACGTGCATCAAGCCGAACGTGCCGTTGAAGGCGACGTAGGTCGTTGCGATGTGAATCTTGCCGAGTGTGTCGCTCATCCGTCGGCCGCCAGTGAGGCGGGGCCAGAGCCAGTAGAGCCCGGCGAAGCAGGCGAATAGGCTGCCGCCGAAGAGCGTGTAGTGGAGGTGGGCAACGACGAAGTAGGTGTCGTGCAGCTGGACGTTGATCGCCGGTGCCGCCAGGACCAGCCCGCTCAAGCCGCCGATCACGAAGAGGGAGACGAACGCGTAGATCGCCCACGTCGCGGCCGTGCTGCGGGGCCGGCCCTTGGCGATCGTCGCGAGCCACGTCACGACCAGAATCGCGCTCGGCACGGAGATCAGCATCGTCGACGCGCTGAAGATCAGCGCGCCCGACGGGTCGAGCCCGCTCTGATACATGTGGTGCGCCCAGACGCCGAAGCCAAGGACGCTGACGGCGACGATGCACCCGGCGGCGGTCTTGTAGCCGACGTGGCCCCGGCCGTGTCGCGCGAGGATGTCGCCGGCAAGGCCGTAGGCGGGCAGGATGAGCAGATAGACGAGCGGGTGCCCATAGAACCAGAACAGGTGCTGGTGCAAGAGCGGCTGGCCGTCGCGTTGCGGGCTGAAGAAGCCGGTCAGGCCGTGCGCGTCGAGGAGGTTCATCGCCATCGCCAGCACGATGACAGGTCCCGCCAGCAACCCCACCGCCGCCGCCGCCGCCCAGCCCCAGACGGAGAGTGGCAGCGTCCCGCGTCGTCGCAACGCCACGGTCGCGAGCAGGGCGATCGCTACGAAGCCGCCACCCGTCGCCCAAAGTGCGATCGCGCAGAACCAGGCGCTCTGTCCGTCGAACGCGACGATCTGGACGAGCTGCAGGAGCCCGTACGACACCGCGAGACTGACCAGCAAGAGAGGTAGCTGCGTGGCTACGGCCCGCAGTCCCGATCCGGTGGAAAGGAAGGAGCGACCCAGGCTCCACATCGCCAACGCGACGACGATCCAGTTCGTGTAGAGCGCCAGCAACGTCCACCGCGATTGCACACGATCGAAGCCGCTGCCTTGCTCCAAGCGAAGCCAGCTCGCGGCGTCCGCGTCGAATGGACGCCACCGCGCTGCGACTTCCACGCCGCTCGACAGCGGGGCATAGCCCGTCCACCCCGACGCCGCCCAGCCGACCAGCAGGATCGACCCGCCCAGCAGCGTCAGCCACCAGCCGACGCGTGCCAGCCCGGGCAGTGCCAGCGTCGTCCGGCACATCCGCGGCACGTTTGCCAGGCCCAGGCCCCACGCGATGGCCGGGACCGCGACGAGCCAGACCATGATCGTGCCATGCAGCGTGAAGATTTTGGCGTACGAGTCGAGCGGCATCACGCCGCCCGGCCAGTCGTGCCGGCTGCCGAGCCACGGCACCGCGTCGTCGGGCCACGCCAGCTTCCATCGCATGCCCAGCGCCAGCAGTCCGCCGAACAGAAACGCTCCGGCGGAGAGGAGCAGGAAGCGACGCCCGATGCGGACACCTTCGCAGCCGCGGCTCAAGACGGCTCCTCCACGATGAGCTCGCCCAGCATCTGCGTGTGGCCCCAGCCGCAGAACTCGGCACAGAGCACCTGAAACGTCCCCACTTCCGTCGGCAGGAAACGGATCTGTCCCGTGTGACCCGGCACGGCGTCCATCTTCACACGCATCGCCGGGACGAAAAAGTCGTGGATGACATCACGCGAACCGAGCGTCACCTCGACGGCGCGGTTCACCTCGACCGTCGGCACGCGGGCCAGGGCAGATTGCCAGTCGTCATCCCAGCCGCCGGGGTCGGCGAAGTCCTTGCCGAGGCGATTGACGACGTCGGTGTAGCGGCCGATGGCGTCCTGCCGCTCGTCTTCCGGAAGCTCGGCCGGTCCAGCGACGCCCGCGAAGATGTATGGCGGCGGATCGGCAGCGGTGGCGGCGTCGATGATGCCGGGATTGGGCCAGAGCTCGTCGTCAGGTTTCGGGAAGACGAGGTATCGGCCGAGCTCGCCGTCGTCGCCGGGGCCGACGGTGTTCCAGGCGAAGCGTTCGCCGATGACGAGGAGTCGTTGCACATCCGTCGCCTGCGAGAGGTCGCTGCGGTTGTCTTTGAGCTGTCGCCAGTGTCGCTCGCTGACGGCGAACATGACGACAAGACCCAGCGTCATCACGCCGGCCGCGATCGGGGCCCAGGCCATCCGACTGTCGCCGCCGCGACGCAGCCAGACGACGACCAGTCCGACGTGGACCAGCAGCATCGCCAGCACGACAATTCCCAGAAACAGCCGCAGCAAATCGTCGACGTCCCGCCCGTGCATCGACGCGGAGGCGAGGCTGACCAGGGCGGCGGGCACGCATAGTCGTACGTCGCCCGATTCGGCGAAGTGCCTGCGGCAGAACGTCTCACGCGTTTCAGCGCACGCACCGCGCAGCGTCGCAGGCTCTCTACGCTGGCGACGTGCCTCATCCGACCTTGCGTGAGTTGATGAATGTCTGCGCCGACGCCGCCGTCGTGGCGGGGCGGCGGTCGCTGGGGTACTTCGGGCTCAAGGCGAGCCAGCTCGGCGTCGAGGCGAAGGGCGACGACACGCCTGTCACCGTCGCCGATCGGCTCGTCGAGGACGTCTGCCGGGCCGAGCTATCGCGTCGCTACCCGAGTCACACCATCAAGGGCGAGGAGCGCGAGGACCACGCCGGCGACGACCGATTCACCTGGTTCATCGATCCGATCGACGGCACCAAGAGCTTCGTCCAGGGCGTCCCGCTCTATGGCACACTCGTCGCATGCCTCGTCGACGGCGTGTCGCGCGTCGGGGCGATCTACCTGCCGGCGCTCAACGAGTTGATCGTCGCGGCCGACGGCGAGGGCTGCTGGCACGACGGCCGGCGTTCGCGGTGCAGCAATGTGACGGACATCGCAGACGCGACCATCACGGCCGGCAGCATCACGCGGTCCATCGACCGCTCCGACGCCTACCGCGACCTTGCCGATCGGGCCAAGCTCAACCGTGGCTGGGGCGACGCGTTCGGTTACGCGCTGGTCGCGACGGGTCGCAGCGAGGCAATGATCGATCCGAAGATCAGCCCGTGGGATTGCGCCGCCATGCCGCCGATCTTCCGAGAGGCCGGCGGCTGGTGCGGCAATTGGGGCGGCCAACAGGACATCCACGGCCCGGATTGGCTTGCATGTGCTGCCGGCGTGAAGGACGAGGTGCTCGCGGCGCTGCAGAAGCACCCGAACCGAGACCATTGGGGAAGCTGATCTTGCCGGCGAGCCGCTCAGGCCTTCATCCGGATGACGCTCTTCTGGTAGTTCTCAAACCACCTGGCGGCTTCGTCGTCAGAAAGCGCTTTGCCAAGCAGCGGCTTGATGGCCTTCAAGCCTGCGAGCGCCCCTCGGAAGTGCGGCAGGGCAAACTGACTGAACCGCAGATCTTTCACGAAGCCCAGGACGGCTTTGCGGAAGAGGAAGGCCCGTTGACGCTTGGCGGATAGTTCGCGATTCGTGGAGTGCTTCCGGTGCATCATCAACGGCACGACTGCGTAAAGCTGCTCGCGGCTCAGATTGGTCACACGTCCGGCGGGCGAGCCCACGTGGTGGATGTACGCGTCAAGCCGCGTCACGAGGATGCCGTGTCGGCTGATGCGGTACGAAACGTCACTGTCCTCGCCGCCACGGTCGAGCAGGTCTTCGGCGAAGGGCTCTTTCAGCAGCACCGACCGGCGGGCCGTCATGTGCATGCCGGCCATCAGCTGACGCCAACCGATCGGCAATGCCTTCAGCTGATCCGGCAAATCGTGGTCGGGCCAGTCGGCGTCGTAGGGAACGAAGAGGTCATCTGCCTTGAGCCAGCGGCGAACGTTTTGAGCAAGGCCGCCGTGACGGACGCCGTAGGAGT includes:
- a CDS encoding glycosyltransferase; amino-acid sequence: MDKSPTKKLTWGLAIATYERRDDLKSCIRLALDQSRMPAEVVVVDASADFEGNKAAIEEVVADRVPLTYEKARRPSASLQRNHCVELSTADVLFLIDDDSLLWPETAERVMQVYESDPDELVAGCATLLADRPPTPDDSPEPPSDSVDDREYVNSYGVRHGGLAQNVRRWLKADDLFVPYDADWPDHDLPDQLKALPIGWRQLMAGMHMTARRSVLLKEPFAEDLLDRGGEDSDVSYRISRHGILVTRLDAYIHHVGSPAGRVTNLSREQLYAVVPLMMHRKHSTNRELSAKRQRAFLFRKAVLGFVKDLRFSQFALPHFRGALAGLKAIKPLLGKALSDDEAARWFENYQKSVIRMKA
- a CDS encoding cbb3-type cytochrome c oxidase subunit I encodes the protein MSRGCEGVRIGRRFLLLSAGAFLFGGLLALGMRWKLAWPDDAVPWLGSRHDWPGGVMPLDSYAKIFTLHGTIMVWLVAVPAIAWGLGLANVPRMCRTTLALPGLARVGWWLTLLGGSILLVGWAASGWTGYAPLSSGVEVAARWRPFDADAASWLRLEQGSGFDRVQSRWTLLALYTNWIVVALAMWSLGRSFLSTGSGLRAVATQLPLLLVSLAVSYGLLQLVQIVAFDGQSAWFCAIALWATGGGFVAIALLATVALRRRGTLPLSVWGWAAAAAVGLLAGPVIVLAMAMNLLDAHGLTGFFSPQRDGQPLLHQHLFWFYGHPLVYLLILPAYGLAGDILARHGRGHVGYKTAAGCIVAVSVLGFGVWAHHMYQSGLDPSGALIFSASTMLISVPSAILVVTWLATIAKGRPRSTAATWAIYAFVSLFVIGGLSGLVLAAPAINVQLHDTYFVVAHLHYTLFGGSLFACFAGLYWLWPRLTGGRRMSDTLGKIHIATTYVAFNGTFGLMHVLGIFGMPRRYAEPTKIDLFADLAWAQQAMTVFAVILGAAQLIFVASAFGSFVFNAKTRRGKEPQRAVEKPEIRF
- a CDS encoding inositol monophosphatase family protein, which gives rise to MPHPTLRELMNVCADAAVVAGRRSLGYFGLKASQLGVEAKGDDTPVTVADRLVEDVCRAELSRRYPSHTIKGEEREDHAGDDRFTWFIDPIDGTKSFVQGVPLYGTLVACLVDGVSRVGAIYLPALNELIVAADGEGCWHDGRRSRCSNVTDIADATITAGSITRSIDRSDAYRDLADRAKLNRGWGDAFGYALVATGRSEAMIDPKISPWDCAAMPPIFREAGGWCGNWGGQQDIHGPDWLACAAGVKDEVLAALQKHPNRDHWGS